The Pseudomonadota bacterium region CGCCTGTTTAAGCTGCTCTTTAAGATATGTTACACCTGCATTTTCCTGAACCATGCCCCAGACTACTATGACTGCCTACCTCTTAACAAGCTCTACATATCTCCCCACTTTTATAGAAGATGGTTTTGCACATCTTTATTACGAACGTACTTTTTGCTTTTAAAGGTGCGCAAAGTAACAGGCTTACTTAAGCAGTATTTAAAAGCAAAAAGGGCGCCGTAATAGAATGTGCAAAAAAGTTATCCACGGAAGCTGTGGATAACTCTGTGGAAAAGCATGTGGATGACACAAACATGTCACAGAAGTCTGCACCCAAGTACAGATTGCTCATTTTTAGTGCACTTTTATTAGTTATTACTTTTCATACACTTACACCAAAAAACAACACACTAACACGGTCACTTAATGTACATTATGACTTGACACCCCATTTGTGGATAAACCGTATGCAACGTATGCAATTTTCAAACGCAATAAAGGTTTTGTTTTTTAAGTTTTTTTTTGAAATCAAGTCAAAATTTTACGTTTTTTGCATTTTTTAGAGGTGTTTTTGACGACTTAACGTTCTTTGGTGAGGCGTTTTTTGATATACTCGCTTCCATGAAAAATTTAGTGACTCTTATCCTTGCCGCAGGGCAAGGTAAGCGTATGAAGAGCGACATGCCAAAAGTTCTCGTTCCTATGGCGGGTAAGGCTATGCTTTCTCATGTGCTAGATGCAGCCGCTCCACTTGGAGCTGAACGAACATTGGTTATTGTTGGCCATAAAGCAGACGATGTGCGTGCGCACCTTGCAAATAACCATGCTGGTTCCGAATCTGTTTTTGCAGAGCCTCTCGGCACAGGATACGCCGTAAGAGAATGTGGCCCTTCACTTAAAGGCTTTGAAGGGATGGCTCTTATTCTAACAGGAGACTGCCCTCTTATTACAACAGAACTTCTCGAAGAGCTGGTTGCTAAACACAAATCAGAAGAGCATGTGATTAGCTTTATCTCTACCATTGCTGAAGACCCTACAGGCCTTGGTCGTGTTATTCGTGATGAATCTGGCCATGTGCAACGTGTTGTTGAGCATAAAGATGCTTCAACTGAAGAGCTACAAGTGAAAGAAATCAACACGGGCCTTTATCTTGTCAACTGCCCTGAACTATTTGAACTTCTTGCCGATGTGAACAATAATAATGCACAAGGTGAATACTACCTACCAGACATCATGGCACTCGCTCTAGAGCGCAAGATGAAAATTGGCACATTCACGTGCAGCAACGGGCTTGGGCTTCTAGGTGTAAACTCACCTGAACAGCTAGAAAGCGCTGAAGCACTCTACAACAAAGGCACTATGAATTACCCAGAATATAAAGAAGGCTTAAAACATGCAGGTTAAAGACCTTTTCTTTGCAGATGACCTTTCATACAAATTGACAGGCTTTATTGCAAACTACACTTCACCAGTTGAGCTCCTCAACAACTTCCACACACTTATGGAAGATGTAAAAGGCCAAACTATTAAAGGAACCGTGCAAGAAGGCGCCATTATTCAAGGCGACGTCTTTATTGATGAAGGCAGTGTGGTACATGCTGGTGTGGTGATTGAAGGCCCCGTTTACATCGGTAAAAATGTTTCTGTACGCCCACACGCAAACCTGCGTAAAGGGTGCTACCTTGATGATGAAGTAGTTATTGGCCATGGGGCTGATATTAAAAACGCTCTTCTTATGCGCGGTGCAAAAGTGCAAGACGGCACATTCTGTGGTGACAGCGTTGTTGGCCGCGGCGGCCGCGTAGGAAGCGGAACCATTCTCGCGAACCGTAAGTTTAACCAAACCAACATTAAGATTGACCTTGATGGCGTACAGGATAGTGGTCGCGATTTCTTCGGTGCGATCCTTGGTGATTACTCTCGCCTAGCAGCAAATGTTGTGACATCACCAGGTACTGTTGTTGGTGCTTACACATGGGTAGGCAGTGGCGTTGTACTTAACGGTACAATTCCAGCAGATACACTTGTAACCGTGAAGCAAGAACTTGAAACACGCACAAAAGATCGCGTAGATCTAAAAAGCGGTATCGGGGAATACGAACATCTTTAATAGAGCAGAAAAAGCTCTCTAAAATAACAATAAAAAGGGGAAGAGAACAATGTGTGGAATCGTCGGTGTTATTGGAGATACCAACTCAGCATCTCAAGTTCTAGAAGGCTTAAAACGTCTAGAATACCGTGGCTATGATAGCTCAGGGATCGCGCAAAATACAGGATCCTCTGTAGAAATTCGTAAAAGCGCTGGTAAAATTAGTGCCCTTGAAGCACTGATTGAAAGCATGCCTTTTAGTGCATCAGCTGGTAGCGCCATTGGTCACACACGCTGGGCAACACATGGCGCCCCAAATGAAGGCAACGCACACCCGCATAAAAGCGGCGCTTGCACCGTTGTTCATAACGGTATCATTGAAAATTACCAAGACATTAAAACAATGCTTGAAGGTAAAGGCCGTACGTTTGCTTCACAAACGGATACGGAAGTGATCCCTGCCCTTGTGGACTTTTACATGAGCGAGGGCAAAACACTTCTTGAAGCTGTGCAAACAGCCGTGAGTGAATTTGAGGGGGCCTTTGCCATTACAATTATGCATGAAGGTGATGCAGATACACTCATTGCAGCGCGCCGTGGCGCCCCTCTTGTAGTTGGATTTGGTGATGGTTGCAACTATGTAGGTTCAGACCCTATTGCCCTTGCACCATACACAAATAAATTCCTCTTCCTTGAAGAAGATGACATTGCAGAAGTGACAAAAGACAGCGTAAACATCACGCGTCCAGATGGCTCTGCTGCGACACGTAAAACAAAACTCATTGATGTAAACAGCGCCCTTGTTGGTAAAGCAGGCTACAACCACTTTATGCTGAAAGAAATTCATGAGCAGCCAGATGTGGTGAGCCGCATGCTTGAGAAATACCTTGCAGGCGACAACGTAAAGCTGCCAGAGCTTCCATGTGACCTCAGCGCAGCTCCGCAAATCAACATTGTTGCCTGTGGTACTGCTTACTACGCAAGCCTTGTTGGTAAATACATGCTAGAAAACGCTGGCACCGTTCCTGTGAACGTAGATGTTGCAAGTGAGTTCCGTTACCGCAACCCACCACTTCTTAAAGGCGGTATTTTTGTAGCCGTTTCTCAAAGCGGTGAAACAGCTGATACACTTGCTGCTGTTGAGCACGCAAAAGCAAATGGCCAGTTTATTGTGACTCTTACAAACACGCCAACCAGCTCTATTGCCCGCATTAGTGATGCTGTGATTGACTTCCAAGCCGGCACTGAAATTGCCGTGGCATCAACAAAATGCTTCATTGGCATGCTGACAGCGTTCAACCTGATGAGCCTAAAAATGCTTGAAGAAAAAGGTGCTGATACAGCAGAGCGCCAAGCATGGACACAAGCCCTTCGCGAACTACCAACACAAATTGGTAAAGCCGTTTCAAATACAAAAGCTATTGAAGCTCTTGCACATAAAGTGAAGAAGGCTTCTAGCATGCTGTACCTTGGGCGTGGCTCACTTGCTCCAATTGCAAGCGAAGGTGCTCTCAAAATTAAAGAAATTTCATACATTCATGCTGAGGCCTATGCGTCAGGTGAAATGAAACACGGTCCAATCGCATTGGTTGATGAAACACTTCCTGTCATTAACTTGGCCTCCTCAACAGATGGCCTGCTTGAAAAAACCATCTCAAACATGCAAGAAGTGAATGCACGTGGCGGGCAGGTGGTTCTTGTTGGTGATAAAGAGGCCCTTAAAGCCGCACCAGAAATTGAGCGTAGTGAAATTCTAGTTCCAGAATCCCACCCAACCGTGGCACCCATTCTATTCACCATCCCAATGCAGCTTCTGGCTTACCATGTGGCTGTCCTTAAAGGGACAGACGTTGACCAACCAAGAAACCTCGCTAAATCAGTAACAGTAGAATAATAAAAGGGCCTTAAAGGCCCTTTTTTAATACTCATTTCCATTTGACTCGTATACAGTGCATACGTATTATGTAGATAAATTCTGATCTATGTTCCTTTACCAGTGATGGAGTTCGCCATGTCAACTCGAGCTAAAGGCACGATCTATAGTGCCATGCTACATCTTATCCCCCTTCTCATTACGCTCTTTATCTTCCCATTTGCGGGAATATTGGTCGTTCTCATTTTGTGGGTGATTAAAAAGGATAAGAACGCGCTCGTTGATCAACATGGGCGCGCAAGTTTGAAATTTCAAGCAATTCTCATCGGATTGCACGCCATATTTTTTGGCGTCTTGTTTTCCATCATTTCTATATATGCTGGAAGCTTCACCCTCATGGGCAATACAAGGTACTCTCTTGACCTATACATTGCCTTTAACGTGACTGGTAACTATGCATTTGCAACCACAACCTTTGTTGCATTTGCCGCCCTTAATGCCCTCACAATTATCTACCCTATGGTGAATGTTGTTCGCGCACTCATGGGTAAAACCAGCCTAAATGCCTCCTCCCCTTCTTCTCAAAAGCCAGAAAAGGACGATTCAATGCCTGCATCTCAGCATAATGACAATTCAACTTATGGCGGGTTTATTCATATTGCCCCCCTTGTTGCAAGCTTCATTGGAACTCCCTTGCTTGGGCTGCTTGTCGCCTTTGCTATGTGGACAGCAAGAAAAGATGATAACTTCATTGATCATCACGGCAGGGAAACCATGCGGTTTCAGCTCTTTATGATCCTGTATGCTTTTATAGGAATCATGCTGTTCCTGATCGTCTTCCCAGTTGGCCTGTTGCTACTGATTGCACAAGCCATTTTGGGTATTGTTTGCCCCATCATTGGGTGCTCCAAAGCCTTTGGCGGTGAGTATTATGCTTACCCCTTTGTCTTTAGCCCACGCCGCCGTGCGACAAATACCCAAGATTAAAATCGAATAAAAAAGCCCGCCGTTCGGCGGGCTTTTTTTAAGTACTTATTAGTTCTGATGGAATGTCTCTACACGACGTACAGTTCCTGTATGAGAGCGCATCACAATGGTATGTGTCATTTCACCACCCTTAACATGACGCACCCCTTTGAGGAAGCTCCCATCTGTAATCCCTGTTGCAGCAAAAATCACTTCACCACCAGCAAGATCTTCTGTCATGTAAACCTTTTCTTCCGTAAGGCCCATCTCTTTCATATCAGCAAGAGCCTTTTCACTATCACGACTATTTTCTACATCTAGACGTCCCATAAAATGACCACCAAGACATTTAAGTGAAGCTGCAGCAAGAACACCTTCAGGTGCACCACCGCTCCCCATATAAATATCCACACCACTTTCAGGAAGAGCTGTTGCCAGCGCACCTGCAATATCACCATCTGAAATAAGTTTAGTGCGCGCACCAACTTTACGGATTGCTTCAAGGTAATGTACATGACGCGGACGTTCAAGAAGGCAAACCACAACATCTTCCACAGCCATTTCTTTTTGGCGGGCGTATTCAGTCACAACCGCATTAGCCGTCATATCTAAAGTAAATTGAGTGATATCTACACCTGCTCCAAAAGCCAGTTTCTTCATCGACATATCAGGCGCCGCAAGAAGCTTACCCTTCTCACCAATAGCAATTACGCTTAGAGCATTATCCAACCCTTTAGAGGCAAGCGTTGTTCCATCTACAGGGTCCACAGCAATATCAACAGGCGTACCTTGCGGCGTACCCAAAACTTCACCGTTATACAGCATTGGCGCATTATCTTTTTCACCTTCACCAATCACGACTGTACCGTAAAGGTCAATCCCGCCAAGTGCTGTGCGCATCGCATCTACAGCAGCGCCA contains the following coding sequences:
- a CDS encoding NTP transferase domain-containing protein — its product is MKNLVTLILAAGQGKRMKSDMPKVLVPMAGKAMLSHVLDAAAPLGAERTLVIVGHKADDVRAHLANNHAGSESVFAEPLGTGYAVRECGPSLKGFEGMALILTGDCPLITTELLEELVAKHKSEEHVISFISTIAEDPTGLGRVIRDESGHVQRVVEHKDASTEELQVKEINTGLYLVNCPELFELLADVNNNNAQGEYYLPDIMALALERKMKIGTFTCSNGLGLLGVNSPEQLESAEALYNKGTMNYPEYKEGLKHAG
- the glmS gene encoding glutamine--fructose-6-phosphate transaminase (isomerizing) codes for the protein MCGIVGVIGDTNSASQVLEGLKRLEYRGYDSSGIAQNTGSSVEIRKSAGKISALEALIESMPFSASAGSAIGHTRWATHGAPNEGNAHPHKSGACTVVHNGIIENYQDIKTMLEGKGRTFASQTDTEVIPALVDFYMSEGKTLLEAVQTAVSEFEGAFAITIMHEGDADTLIAARRGAPLVVGFGDGCNYVGSDPIALAPYTNKFLFLEEDDIAEVTKDSVNITRPDGSAATRKTKLIDVNSALVGKAGYNHFMLKEIHEQPDVVSRMLEKYLAGDNVKLPELPCDLSAAPQINIVACGTAYYASLVGKYMLENAGTVPVNVDVASEFRYRNPPLLKGGIFVAVSQSGETADTLAAVEHAKANGQFIVTLTNTPTSSIARISDAVIDFQAGTEIAVASTKCFIGMLTAFNLMSLKMLEEKGADTAERQAWTQALRELPTQIGKAVSNTKAIEALAHKVKKASSMLYLGRGSLAPIASEGALKIKEISYIHAEAYASGEMKHGPIALVDETLPVINLASSTDGLLEKTISNMQEVNARGGQVVLVGDKEALKAAPEIERSEILVPESHPTVAPILFTIPMQLLAYHVAVLKGTDVDQPRNLAKSVTVE
- a CDS encoding DUF4870 domain-containing protein, with protein sequence MLHLIPLLITLFIFPFAGILVVLILWVIKKDKNALVDQHGRASLKFQAILIGLHAIFFGVLFSIISIYAGSFTLMGNTRYSLDLYIAFNVTGNYAFATTTFVAFAALNALTIIYPMVNVVRALMGKTSLNASSPSSQKPEKDDSMPASQHNDNSTYGGFIHIAPLVASFIGTPLLGLLVAFAMWTARKDDNFIDHHGRETMRFQLFMILYAFIGIMLFLIVFPVGLLLLIAQAILGIVCPIIGCSKAFGGEYYAYPFVFSPRRRATNTQD
- the glpX gene encoding class II fructose-bisphosphatase — translated: MVSAVRKYELGERIEANIDRRVSIELVRVTEAAARAAYKHLGRGDKNALDGAAVDAMRTALGGIDLYGTVVIGEGEKDNAPMLYNGEVLGTPQGTPVDIAVDPVDGTTLASKGLDNALSVIAIGEKGKLLAAPDMSMKKLAFGAGVDITQFTLDMTANAVVTEYARQKEMAVEDVVVCLLERPRHVHYLEAIRKVGARTKLISDGDIAGALATALPESGVDIYMGSGGAPEGVLAAASLKCLGGHFMGRLDVENSRDSEKALADMKEMGLTEEKVYMTEDLAGGEVIFAATGITDGSFLKGVRHVKGGEMTHTIVMRSHTGTVRRVETFHQN